A part of Vulcanisaeta moutnovskia 768-28 genomic DNA contains:
- a CDS encoding molybdopterin-dependent oxidoreductase: MDLTADFHCVTGWSVKAVNWRGVRIKDVIPELDPRAVAALAMGIDGYGATIMLDVLLDDYTIIAYAMNGKILPGEHGFPLRLVILSRYGWRSVKYLSEIVILGDIELGYWELLGYHYDGDPWKEEGLLRVP, from the coding sequence GTGGACTTAACGGCAGATTTCCACTGCGTGACAGGTTGGTCCGTCAAAGCCGTTAATTGGCGAGGGGTTAGAATTAAGGACGTAATACCTGAGCTTGATCCTAGGGCCGTGGCGGCCTTAGCCATGGGTATTGATGGTTATGGCGCAACTATAATGCTTGATGTGCTGCTTGATGATTATACAATAATTGCGTATGCGATGAACGGTAAAATACTGCCTGGAGAGCACGGTTTTCCTTTAAGGCTTGTCATACTAAGCCGATATGGTTGGAGGTCTGTGAAGTACCTAAGCGAAATTGTTATTCTTGGCGATATTGAGCTTGGTTACTGGGAATTGCTTGGTTATCACTATGATGGTGATCCCTGGAAGGAGGAGGGTTTGCTGAGGGTTCCTTAA
- a CDS encoding MTH1187 family thiamine-binding protein, with product MLNKGLGLLVYLMAVIVEIAVDPIGTSSTSVGDLIRVAIDVIRRSGYRIEIGPMGTSVELPSVEALGKLLQDIHDALYSAGVKRIVTTVRIDDRRDKQITMEYKVRRVS from the coding sequence ATGCTTAATAAGGGCCTTGGTTTATTGGTTTACTTGATGGCGGTTATTGTTGAGATAGCCGTTGACCCAATAGGTACATCATCCACGAGTGTCGGTGACCTAATTAGGGTTGCTATTGACGTAATTAGGCGTTCAGGTTATAGGATTGAGATAGGGCCGATGGGGACGTCTGTGGAACTACCGAGTGTTGAGGCGCTTGGTAAGCTTCTTCAGGATATACATGATGCGCTTTATTCAGCTGGGGTTAAGAGGATTGTCACTACTGTGAGGATTGATGATCGTAGGGATAAGCAAATAACCATGGAGTATAAGGTTAGGAGGGTTAGTTAG
- a CDS encoding heavy metal translocating P-type ATPase, protein MSDADTSIANVRVGLRFGGRTREVTLKIIGMHCATCSLTVQKALLSVPGVLTANVSLASDEAKVVVDEARINYRALLKAVQRAGYDVYREEVKVYLRSLNPDDEPAIMRALSRIGVFNVGFDLTNHSVIIEYNPLDITSDELATMLRRSGFTVINVSKASEIDLDVDRRTVESDLRDILRRLVVAVPLTISIFIMMVLTMTSLIPIPLYNLLSFILATPVQFYSGWRFIKGAIRAFRNATANMDTLVALGTLSAYVFSILVLINLLPGTTFFDSSAAVITFILIGRYLEVRARLHASSAIRELARLQPRVARVIKGNAEVEASVTEVEPGDLVVVRQGEAIPVDGIVDGGEGYVDESSMSGEYMPVHRVPGDVVLAGTHLVRGYLVIRTTRNGRYTLLSQIIKLARQAQASRLPIQSLVDRGSAVFTWVVISVGILTLITWLLLGAPIYLAVMHMAAVLVVACPCALGLATPISVVVGVGRAAQKGIVIKDADALERLVRARVVAFDKTGTLTMGRPRVFSIVGDENVLALAATAEARSEHPLAKAIVENAMEKGVMPSDVSSFDSIQGMGVISQLSDGSVIAVGNERLVKGMEAELPKYIEDEAQGLRSLGYTVVYVVVNNTVRGALAIGDMVRPEAPKVISELRRLGINVVMLTGDNEVNARLIARKLGIEEVHANLLPDDKVNIINELRGKYGLIAMVGDGVNDAAALNAADVGIAMGSGSDITKEAGDVVLLRNRLDQLIDLITLSRRVLNNIKFNLIYAFLYNIVLIPIAAGVVPGVTLRPEWAGLAMAMSSISVTLNALRLRRA, encoded by the coding sequence ATGAGTGATGCTGATACTTCCATTGCCAATGTTAGGGTGGGATTGAGGTTTGGAGGTAGGACTAGGGAGGTTACCTTAAAGATAATTGGTATGCACTGCGCCACCTGTAGTCTAACCGTCCAGAAGGCCCTGCTCTCCGTACCTGGTGTCTTAACGGCTAATGTTAGCCTAGCGAGTGATGAGGCCAAGGTCGTCGTTGATGAGGCTAGGATTAACTATAGGGCTTTGCTCAAGGCTGTGCAAAGGGCCGGTTATGATGTGTATAGGGAGGAGGTCAAGGTTTACTTAAGATCTCTGAATCCGGATGATGAGCCGGCAATAATGAGAGCACTGAGCAGGATTGGGGTATTTAATGTGGGCTTTGACCTTACCAATCACTCGGTAATTATTGAGTATAATCCGTTGGATATAACGAGTGATGAGCTAGCAACAATGCTTAGGAGGTCCGGCTTCACTGTTATCAATGTCTCTAAGGCGTCTGAGATAGATCTAGATGTTGATAGGAGGACTGTGGAGAGCGATTTAAGGGACATACTACGCAGGCTAGTTGTAGCGGTGCCTCTGACCATCTCCATATTTATAATGATGGTATTAACAATGACCTCATTGATACCTATACCCCTATATAACCTGCTATCCTTCATACTAGCAACACCGGTCCAGTTCTACTCAGGCTGGAGATTCATTAAGGGTGCCATTAGGGCCTTTCGCAACGCCACTGCAAATATGGATACCCTGGTGGCCCTGGGCACATTGAGTGCCTATGTTTTTAGCATCTTAGTACTGATTAACTTATTGCCTGGCACTACGTTCTTCGACTCGAGTGCTGCCGTAATAACGTTCATACTGATTGGTCGATACCTGGAGGTTAGGGCTAGGCTGCATGCATCATCGGCTATTAGGGAGCTTGCTAGGCTGCAACCTAGGGTTGCCAGGGTTATTAAGGGTAATGCTGAGGTTGAGGCGTCAGTTACTGAGGTTGAGCCAGGTGACTTAGTGGTTGTTAGGCAGGGTGAGGCTATACCTGTAGATGGTATTGTCGATGGTGGTGAGGGCTATGTTGATGAGTCAAGCATGAGCGGCGAGTATATGCCGGTGCATAGGGTCCCAGGTGATGTTGTGTTGGCGGGTACTCACCTCGTTAGGGGCTACCTCGTCATTAGGACCACTAGGAATGGTAGGTACACGTTATTATCACAAATCATTAAATTAGCAAGGCAGGCGCAGGCGTCTAGGTTGCCAATTCAGTCTTTGGTTGATAGGGGTTCGGCCGTATTTACTTGGGTAGTAATATCTGTGGGTATACTAACCCTCATAACATGGCTGTTACTAGGGGCCCCTATTTACCTGGCCGTGATGCATATGGCAGCGGTGCTTGTGGTTGCATGCCCATGCGCATTGGGTCTAGCAACACCGATAAGTGTCGTGGTGGGTGTTGGCAGGGCTGCCCAGAAGGGCATAGTCATTAAGGATGCGGATGCCCTTGAGAGGTTGGTTAGGGCTAGGGTTGTCGCGTTTGATAAGACGGGTACGCTTACGATGGGTAGGCCGAGGGTCTTTTCGATTGTAGGTGATGAGAACGTCCTAGCGTTGGCCGCTACGGCGGAGGCGAGGTCTGAGCATCCATTGGCAAAGGCCATAGTAGAGAATGCAATGGAGAAGGGAGTTATGCCTAGTGATGTGTCGTCCTTCGACTCTATACAGGGCATGGGTGTAATTTCACAGTTGAGTGATGGTTCGGTGATTGCCGTGGGTAATGAGAGGCTGGTTAAGGGTATGGAGGCGGAATTACCTAAGTATATCGAGGATGAGGCCCAGGGGTTAAGGAGTCTTGGCTATACCGTGGTTTATGTTGTGGTTAATAATACCGTTAGAGGCGCGTTAGCCATAGGCGATATGGTGAGGCCCGAGGCCCCTAAGGTAATCAGCGAATTGAGAAGGCTCGGTATTAATGTGGTAATGCTCACCGGTGATAATGAGGTTAATGCCAGGTTAATAGCCAGGAAGTTGGGAATTGAGGAGGTACATGCCAACCTATTACCTGATGATAAGGTGAACATAATCAACGAACTAAGGGGTAAATACGGATTGATTGCTATGGTTGGTGATGGTGTAAACGACGCCGCGGCCTTGAACGCCGCGGATGTGGGTATAGCCATGGGTAGTGGTTCAGACATAACTAAGGAGGCTGGTGATGTTGTGCTCCTTAGGAATAGGCTCGACCAATTAATAGACCTAATCACGCTCTCAAGGAGGGTTCTTAATAACATAAAGTTCAATTTGATATACGCATTCCTATACAACATAGTCCTAATACCAATAGCAGCTGGAGTCGTGCCCGGAGTAACACTTAGACCCGAATGGGCTGGCCTGGCAATGGCGATGAGCAGCATATCCGTAACGTTAAACGCATTAAGGCTAAGGCGTGCTTAG
- a CDS encoding carbohydrate ABC transporter permease translates to MDSLQKLDRVFIQYLYLLPIIAIALFLFLYPVAYAVYISFTNFNLYHLFHYTFVGLKIYEQLLTSGTFYTLLLNTVIWTVGSLIPMVLVGFILALILNQRDIKGRNAFFTLLLVPWAFPAYISLVIWYGMWNYEYGIVNKFLGLLGIPPINWLTFTNTAWAALILTNLWLSFPYYTAVFLSSLQSIPTELYDIAVVDGANAWHKFRYITLPLMRSAIAFVSVGGFVFTWNNFYPIYILTGGGPGISTDILIVYTYQEAFSYGYYNIAAAYSVISTIILAIMAILMLRVGRVLEVIT, encoded by the coding sequence ATGGATTCTCTTCAAAAATTAGATCGTGTTTTTATTCAATATCTTTACCTCCTCCCCATAATAGCCATTGCATTATTCCTTTTTCTATACCCGGTGGCTTATGCCGTGTACATATCATTCACAAACTTCAATCTTTATCATCTATTTCATTACACGTTTGTTGGTTTAAAAATTTATGAACAATTATTAACAAGTGGTACATTTTATACGTTATTGCTGAACACGGTAATTTGGACGGTGGGTAGTTTAATACCCATGGTTCTCGTAGGGTTCATACTAGCCCTAATACTTAATCAGAGGGATATTAAGGGTAGGAATGCCTTCTTCACGTTGCTCCTGGTACCCTGGGCATTCCCAGCATACATATCCCTAGTGATTTGGTATGGTATGTGGAATTATGAGTATGGAATTGTCAATAAATTCCTAGGATTACTTGGAATACCGCCAATTAATTGGTTAACGTTCACGAACACCGCCTGGGCTGCATTAATACTAACGAACCTGTGGTTATCATTCCCATACTACACGGCGGTCTTCCTATCAAGCCTACAGAGCATACCCACTGAATTGTATGATATTGCCGTGGTTGACGGCGCCAACGCATGGCATAAGTTCAGATATATAACACTACCCCTAATGAGGAGTGCCATAGCCTTCGTCAGTGTTGGCGGCTTCGTTTTTACATGGAATAATTTCTACCCAATATACATACTGACAGGGGGTGGCCCAGGCATATCAACCGATATACTAATTGTTTATACGTACCAGGAGGCCTTCTCCTACGGCTATTACAACATTGCCGCTGCATACTCGGTGATTTCAACAATTATCCTAGCAATCATGGCAATACTAATGCTCAGGGTTGGTAGGGTCCTCGAGGTGATAACATGA
- a CDS encoding sugar ABC transporter permease: MSNKYSLKNKVISLFRLGISYIVLIIIAAIAIFPIYYIIITSVNPIPTLASITLRSLLPENTSLEAYYYILFKEPFLLWLRNSLILATGTIAITVIVAFITGAALSRFNVPGKTTLMVTIYVMTFFPFAATALPLYLMFASLGMLRGWATYVGLILAYSGGTSIFSSYLVKVFLDRIPRDYEEAALIDGLTRPGAFFRILLPMAKPIIAFVALLAFMGAYTDYALANAFIMQGNMWTLTLGMYYLAFVNRATLYNVLAAFSVLMGIPIFAIFIAFQKYLVQIYAMGGVKA, translated from the coding sequence ATGAGCAATAAGTATAGCCTAAAGAATAAGGTAATTAGTTTGTTTAGGCTTGGTATATCGTACATTGTGCTTATTATAATAGCCGCCATAGCCATATTCCCAATATACTACATAATAATCACGTCCGTAAACCCAATACCAACCCTAGCCTCAATAACCCTACGCTCACTCTTACCTGAAAACACGTCCTTAGAGGCTTATTACTACATATTGTTTAAGGAACCATTCCTGCTATGGCTTAGGAACAGTCTGATTCTCGCGACAGGCACTATAGCCATTACGGTGATTGTTGCCTTCATAACTGGGGCAGCCCTGTCAAGGTTTAACGTGCCTGGAAAAACGACATTAATGGTGACGATTTACGTCATGACGTTCTTCCCATTCGCAGCAACGGCATTACCACTGTACCTAATGTTTGCATCGCTGGGTATGCTTAGGGGATGGGCTACATACGTAGGCCTAATACTGGCTTACTCTGGGGGTACGTCGATATTCAGCTCATACCTAGTTAAGGTATTCCTCGATAGAATACCTAGGGATTATGAGGAGGCCGCGTTAATTGATGGCTTAACGAGGCCAGGAGCCTTCTTCAGAATCCTCCTACCAATGGCTAAGCCAATAATAGCCTTCGTTGCCCTGCTCGCGTTCATGGGCGCCTACACAGACTACGCATTGGCAAATGCATTTATAATGCAGGGCAATATGTGGACGCTGACCCTGGGCATGTATTATCTGGCGTTCGTTAATAGGGCAACACTGTATAATGTACTCGCGGCATTCTCCGTCCTCATGGGAATACCAATATTCGCAATATTCATTGCATTCCAGAAGTACCTGGTGCAGATATACGCGATGGGCGGGGTTAAGGCATAA
- a CDS encoding TRASH domain-containing protein, whose product MAHETIAVNLTEIEYRVLSILRENARTSVSEIADRLGVSRATVSRAIRSLINKGIRFTVDVPENSPKAFIITSKSQPELGECYRLVDDKYLVIISARDYNELIRLIDGVDGRVKVFIALGQVTKRAVPIGLVCDYCGGPISVPIIYRRGRRTYYLCCETCLRELKKKLSRSNKNKADAP is encoded by the coding sequence ATGGCTCACGAAACAATTGCAGTAAATCTTACGGAGATTGAGTACAGGGTATTGAGTATACTTAGGGAGAATGCGCGGACAAGTGTTTCAGAAATTGCTGATAGACTTGGCGTTAGTAGAGCGACTGTTTCCAGGGCAATCAGGTCATTGATTAATAAGGGGATTAGGTTTACAGTGGATGTTCCTGAGAATTCGCCTAAGGCCTTTATAATCACTAGTAAATCCCAGCCTGAGCTTGGTGAGTGTTATAGGCTTGTTGATGATAAGTATCTCGTGATTATTAGTGCGAGGGATTATAATGAGCTGATAAGGCTTATAGATGGGGTTGATGGTAGGGTTAAGGTCTTCATAGCCCTGGGTCAAGTCACTAAGCGTGCTGTCCCCATTGGGTTGGTGTGTGATTATTGTGGTGGCCCAATAAGCGTGCCCATCATTTATAGGAGGGGTAGGAGGACGTATTACCTATGCTGTGAGACTTGTTTAAGGGAATTGAAGAAGAAATTAAGTAGGAGTAATAAAAATAAGGCTGACGCACCGTGA
- a CDS encoding 2-oxoacid:acceptor oxidoreductase family protein produces MGSMAEVTEFIILGRGGQGGVTAARILVSAALKDGKWGQAIPEFGAERRGAVVKSYARISDKPVILHSNVRKADVLVVLIANVLDLVNIDDLMKDKDSIMIVNSSTPIRTGYRTYYVDATSISEKLGLVIAGWHIVSTPLLGAVAKVTGVVSLDSIINSLPEFVGRENLVKLNAEAVKMGYESVRGE; encoded by the coding sequence ATGGGTAGTATGGCTGAGGTAACTGAATTCATAATACTCGGCAGGGGTGGGCAAGGCGGCGTTACTGCTGCTAGGATCCTTGTATCCGCAGCGCTTAAGGATGGTAAGTGGGGTCAAGCGATTCCTGAGTTTGGTGCTGAGCGTAGGGGTGCCGTTGTTAAGTCATATGCTAGGATCTCTGATAAGCCCGTAATTCTCCATAGTAATGTTAGGAAGGCTGATGTTCTCGTGGTACTCATTGCAAACGTCCTTGATCTTGTTAATATTGATGATCTCATGAAGGATAAGGACTCTATAATGATCGTTAACTCCTCAACACCAATTAGAACTGGGTATAGGACTTATTATGTTGATGCAACGTCAATAAGTGAGAAGTTAGGTCTTGTTATCGCCGGTTGGCACATAGTAAGTACACCATTACTTGGTGCGGTTGCCAAGGTGACGGGTGTCGTGAGCCTAGACTCTATCATTAATTCATTACCTGAATTTGTGGGTAGGGAAAATCTTGTTAAATTGAATGCGGAAGCCGTTAAGATGGGTTACGAATCAGTTAGAGGTGAGTAG
- a CDS encoding YkgJ family cysteine cluster protein produces the protein MVKVKIRLGTIFDDTEFFEVKMACTKCGQCCMNTQMELLPEDIERITSLGYRLEDFAVFDGEIWRLRNVDRHCVFLNPHTMECTIYENRPIGCRLYPLVYDDVEGPYIDKECPAWNTVKQSEIDRLGKYLSLFIARSRQTNQWVRLRHGVRS, from the coding sequence ATGGTTAAGGTCAAAATTAGGCTTGGTACTATTTTTGATGATACGGAGTTCTTCGAGGTTAAGATGGCTTGTACGAAATGCGGACAATGCTGCATGAATACACAGATGGAACTTTTACCGGAGGATATCGAGAGGATAACCTCGTTGGGTTATAGACTTGAGGATTTCGCCGTATTCGATGGCGAGATTTGGCGCCTAAGGAATGTGGATAGACATTGCGTATTCCTTAATCCACACACCATGGAGTGCACCATTTATGAAAATAGACCGATTGGTTGTAGGCTATACCCACTGGTTTATGATGATGTTGAGGGTCCATATATTGATAAGGAGTGCCCGGCATGGAATACGGTGAAGCAAAGTGAAATTGATAGGCTTGGTAAGTACCTATCATTATTCATAGCCAGGTCACGCCAAACAAATCAATGGGTTAGGCTGAGGCATGGTGTTCGGTCTTAA
- a CDS encoding YHS domain-containing protein, protein MPKHIDPVCGMEVDETTQFKTIYKGKIYYFCSAMCKREFEKNPEVYIKEGPRGMPMG, encoded by the coding sequence ATGCCCAAACACATAGACCCAGTCTGTGGTATGGAGGTTGATGAAACAACACAATTTAAAACAATATACAAGGGCAAAATCTACTACTTCTGCTCAGCAATGTGCAAACGTGAGTTTGAGAAGAACCCTGAGGTATATATCAAGGAAGGCCCAAGGGGCATGCCAATGGGTTGA
- a CDS encoding glycoside hydrolase family 57 protein, producing the protein MTIKIIYTIFLLLIVAALLATPITHAQSSCPYVVSFNVTPTSGPAYITVAITGLPEGHEVYLHWGIEPYPQGSWSSVTDTLMTWNGTSYVVTIGPFQPGTWVAWVFHDATTNTWINYQCVPFWNWNVDVNPPNQGYTWAYVYPNGSILITMLGRAPDNILLWYGLTSGPGNVPWHTTSGTSGAMNTAMTFNPLWGNYSVMIGPFQPGQWIQWVYWDTTTNTWLHCSANLISGVVTCTPNGNFAIQDVYSPLVFINATYSDYVYLVGQNATIYVLFENEFGEPITVNMTLTVNNEEFNYYDATIMPGYYTVALNFTVNMPQGIYTPMLTVYSLGTVLTQASLPSLYVLNTTGKPPLSLVIVWNMHQPLYIEPNGTWEQAWVLLHTCHDFLWNGTWVGAYELQALLLSEYNVSVTIDFTPVLLYQWETMLTEGSFPYSPVWPSPSTLNVNMTQCLETINYTISLYRELAQEGKVEILTVPFYHPLQAIIYDNGWQSDLLAQILMGEEMTEEVFGVKATGAWTPEMAFNMGLVHLYNETGIEFTILDAQAFLPYTTVVSGTPSPYGPIIVEDSTGKQVIVLFRNTVLSNTFSFAYFSQPPQLTARELIHYLARIYMQNPGAVVVVALDGENPLIFNPTTGPVDLQAIYQVLSEYQGTWFITQTASEAIATHKPIAVLTNLPESSWALNLNNWNNGYSGKVEIWRSVAMAREYLVAFTKAVGMPISPLVPLPFNVTPNSTNPIYTLWNYLYIAEGSDWTWQTGPPNYGPGWFQEQALTYTNTIINTVENWLSEIKLVNYVVEDDAVVLQIYNGLNYTLYVTLVVSNGTYTITKPIVLMPNHTTTIPIIGIENATIAQLYSPVTEYELGDYPIPINQYGFPLVTFTLSPGNLQAISAVQGGSNELITSLIAILLSASVIMIIILIQRGILK; encoded by the coding sequence ATGACAATTAAAATAATATACACGATATTTCTTTTACTAATAGTAGCAGCACTACTCGCAACACCCATAACCCATGCCCAAAGCTCATGCCCATATGTAGTGTCCTTTAATGTAACACCAACGTCAGGTCCTGCGTACATAACAGTGGCGATAACGGGGTTACCGGAAGGTCACGAAGTCTACTTACACTGGGGCATTGAGCCATATCCGCAGGGGTCTTGGTCAAGCGTTACTGACACGTTAATGACTTGGAATGGGACCAGTTACGTAGTTACCATCGGGCCTTTCCAACCAGGTACTTGGGTTGCCTGGGTATTTCATGACGCAACCACTAATACCTGGATTAACTACCAGTGTGTACCCTTCTGGAATTGGAACGTTGACGTTAACCCACCGAACCAAGGATATACATGGGCCTACGTCTATCCAAATGGCTCAATATTAATAACCATGCTCGGTAGAGCACCAGACAACATACTCCTCTGGTACGGCCTAACCTCAGGCCCAGGAAACGTGCCTTGGCACACTACGAGCGGTACATCTGGAGCCATGAACACCGCAATGACGTTCAATCCACTCTGGGGTAATTACTCGGTTATGATAGGCCCATTCCAGCCAGGGCAGTGGATTCAGTGGGTCTATTGGGACACAACGACCAATACCTGGCTACATTGCTCAGCCAACCTAATAAGTGGTGTAGTAACATGCACACCCAACGGGAACTTCGCAATACAAGACGTATACTCACCGTTGGTATTCATAAACGCGACGTATAGTGATTATGTTTACCTGGTTGGTCAGAACGCCACTATCTACGTTCTTTTCGAGAATGAGTTTGGCGAGCCTATTACGGTTAATATGACGCTTACCGTGAATAATGAGGAGTTTAATTACTATGATGCAACGATAATGCCAGGCTACTACACGGTGGCGTTGAACTTCACTGTGAATATGCCGCAGGGTATATATACACCGATGCTCACGGTGTATAGTCTGGGCACCGTGTTAACTCAAGCCTCGTTGCCAAGCCTCTACGTACTTAACACAACGGGTAAGCCACCGCTCAGCCTGGTCATTGTGTGGAACATGCATCAACCGCTTTACATCGAGCCAAACGGGACATGGGAACAGGCATGGGTCTTACTTCATACATGTCATGACTTCCTATGGAACGGGACATGGGTTGGCGCTTACGAATTACAAGCACTCCTACTTAGTGAGTATAACGTGAGCGTGACTATAGACTTCACACCAGTGCTCCTGTATCAGTGGGAGACGATGCTGACTGAGGGTTCATTCCCATACTCACCCGTTTGGCCAAGTCCATCAACACTCAATGTGAATATGACCCAGTGTCTTGAGACCATAAACTACACAATCAGCCTATATAGGGAGCTTGCCCAGGAGGGTAAGGTCGAGATCTTAACCGTGCCATTTTACCACCCATTGCAGGCGATAATTTATGACAATGGTTGGCAGAGCGATTTATTGGCTCAAATACTCATGGGTGAGGAAATGACTGAGGAAGTATTCGGCGTTAAGGCAACTGGCGCCTGGACGCCTGAGATGGCATTCAACATGGGCCTAGTCCACCTATACAATGAGACTGGCATTGAATTCACAATACTTGATGCCCAAGCGTTCCTGCCCTACACAACCGTAGTCAGCGGTACCCCATCACCGTATGGACCTATAATTGTTGAGGACTCAACTGGTAAACAAGTAATAGTCCTGTTTAGGAACACGGTTCTCTCTAACACATTCTCCTTCGCCTACTTCAGCCAGCCACCGCAGTTGACCGCCAGGGAACTGATTCACTACCTAGCCAGGATATACATGCAGAACCCGGGCGCTGTAGTCGTGGTGGCGTTAGATGGCGAGAACCCACTAATCTTCAACCCAACCACGGGACCAGTTGATCTACAGGCCATTTATCAAGTACTCTCTGAGTACCAGGGTACATGGTTCATAACGCAGACAGCCAGTGAGGCCATAGCCACCCATAAGCCCATAGCCGTATTAACGAACCTGCCCGAGTCATCATGGGCCCTAAACCTGAATAATTGGAATAATGGCTACTCAGGCAAGGTCGAGATTTGGCGTTCTGTAGCCATGGCGAGGGAGTACCTGGTGGCGTTTACGAAGGCCGTGGGCATGCCAATATCACCATTAGTACCACTACCCTTCAACGTAACACCGAACTCGACAAACCCAATATATACACTGTGGAACTACCTATACATTGCCGAGGGTAGTGACTGGACCTGGCAAACAGGACCTCCGAACTACGGTCCAGGGTGGTTCCAGGAGCAAGCTTTAACGTACACGAACACCATAATCAATACCGTAGAGAATTGGTTATCTGAGATTAAGCTTGTTAATTACGTGGTAGAGGATGATGCCGTAGTATTGCAGATATACAATGGTCTGAATTACACGCTATATGTAACGTTGGTCGTGAGCAACGGTACATACACAATTACTAAGCCTATAGTACTAATGCCTAATCATACAACGACAATACCCATTATAGGCATTGAGAATGCAACAATAGCCCAATTATACTCGCCAGTCACTGAATACGAGCTTGGTGATTACCCAATACCGATTAATCAATACGGATTCCCACTGGTCACATTTACCCTTAGTCCAGGTAATTTACAGGCAATATCGGCAGTGCAGGGAGGGTCTAATGAATTGATAACTAGCCTTATAGCTATTCTACTTAGTGCGTCGGTTATAATGATTATAATACTGATTCAGAGGGGAATACTTAAGTAA